The DNA segment ACGGCCCCCGCCCCTCGTCCCAGGCTCTTCCTCAGCTACCCGCAGACCAAGACCTACTTCCCGCACTTCGACCTGCACCCGGGGTCCGCGCAGCTGCGCGCGCACGGCTCCAAGGTGTTGGCCGCCGTGGGCGACGCAGCGAAGAGCATCGACAACATCGGC comes from the Piliocolobus tephrosceles isolate RC106 unplaced genomic scaffold, ASM277652v3 unscaffolded_38203, whole genome shotgun sequence genome and includes:
- the LOC113223055 gene encoding hemoglobin subunit zeta-like produces the protein MCPGARRGPQGAGVVGGRPGCWELTAPAPRPRLFLSYPQTKTYFPHFDLHPGSAQLRAHGSKVLAAVGDAAKSIDNIGAALTKLSELHAYILRVDPVNFKVSR